The Methanosarcina barkeri str. Wiesmoor DNA segment TGAAGGACGTAGAACTGGAATACGTCCTGAAGAGAAACGTTGCCCCGGGAATGGAAACTGAGGGAGAAGAGGCTTAAGCGAGGTGTATACATATGGCAGTAAAAGATTACTATAAAGTCCAGGGTGACTCCGTAACCAGAATCAAACAGTTCTGTCCCAGATGTGGACCAGGTA contains these protein-coding regions:
- a CDS encoding 30S ribosomal protein S27ae; amino-acid sequence: MAVKDYYKVQGDSVTRIKQFCPRCGPGTFLADHKNRLTCGKCGYTEFKK